A window of Bifidobacteriaceae bacterium genomic DNA:
CACTGGCCTGGATGGCCGTCGCGCCCACCTGCGCAAACGGGGGATGGGACACACCCTCGCCGCCCCCGTGCCGACCGAACGGCCGCCGCCTCGTGGCGGCTCTCGTCTTTTCCGGCCTGGATTACTGCCGGGCCACTTGCCTGAGGCAGGCCGCCGCCAAGGCCACGGCGCTGGCCAGGATGAAGGCCAGGCCGGCCACGCCGGTGCCGGCCCATGCGGCCAACAGGCCCCAGCCCGCCGCCGCCAACTGCGGCCAAACCTGCCAGACGGCTCGCAGAACGGGAGTCGGATCCCCCATCGGGGTGTAGGCGGGGACGTAGAGGGCTTCTGGCTGCTCGCCCTTGACTCGCTCCAAAGTGTTCAGAGCGGCCATCGCCACCCCGGTCGCCAACCAAATCGCCGCCAAAACCGCCAAGGGCGCCGTGCCCGCCCCGGCCGCCGCCGAAACAGCCAGAGGCCCATCCGGGGCCGCCAAAACCGCCAACCGATTCAGCCCGTCGCCCGCCGCCAAGCTTGTGAAGGACAGCGCCGACGGCAAGACCGCATGCGCGCCGAGCAACCGGCCCACCCCGACCCCATAGTTGGACGGCGAACTCGCGTCCTCGGCCACATGGCGCAGACCGTCGCTCAGCCCCCTCACCCCGGCGCTCGCCAGAACGCCGGTGGCGGCGGCCAGCGCAATCCAACCCGGGCCGCTCGCGCCCAAGGCCACCGCCGCCAAAACCCGATGCAACAAGACACCCGCCAGCGCCAACGTCATCAGCGACCCGGCGAGCCGGACTGGCGTGCGCGCCACACCGAGCAGATCAAGCCAAATCGCCCGCGACCACCACCGACGGCCACGCCCGGCGGAACGCCGAGGCGATCGAGCCGGGCACGCCGTATAAGCCAATCCCGCATCGGAGAAATACCCGGACCGAATCGCCAGGCTCGCCGCCGACCAGCGCTCGGCTTGGAGCAGCACCAGCGACGAATCGAGTCTCGTCAGCCAAACCGGCACAACGAGCCAGCCCAGCAACGCCGTCACGGCCATGACCAGGATCAACGTCATCGGCCCCCCGGCCGCGCCCCCCAGAAACGCGCCGAGCGCCAAGCCGCCACCGACGCCCGCAGGCGCCAACGCGATCAGCCCCGCCGCCACCAAGGCCAGCAAACCGGCCGCCCGGCCGGCCGCCGGCCAACGCTGCCCGGCCAGCCAGGCGACCAGCGCGGCCGGAACGGCCGCGACCCAGGCCAATGCCCAATAGACCACCGCAGACGAGTCGGCCACGCCCGCGGCCAGCGCCAACGCGCCCAACATCCCGATCCCCGCCACAAGGACGCCCGCAAACCCCAGCCAGTTCCGAATCAAGGGCCGCGCCAGCGAGGCGCTCCAGGGCGCGGGGCCGTCCAGCGCCAGCCCCAATCGGAACGGCTCCGCTATCACCGGCCCGCGAGCAGACCCGAGCGCGAACGCGACCAGCACCAAACCGACGGCCAAGGCAAATTGGCGACCGGGCGGGATCGTCCACCCCAAGACCCGAACGATCGCCGGGTCGCGGGCGGCGTGGGAAACCGCCGCGACGGCCATGGCGGCAAGCGGGGCGCCGCCGATCACGGCCGAATACACCTCGATCAACGCGCCACGGCGCCGCTTCCGCCGCTGCCCGCCGGCCGCGGGCCCATCCCCCGCGTTCGCCGCCCGCCACGGGGCCGCCGCCAGGCTACGCCCCGGTATCATGGCGAAGCTCGGCCAACTCGATCACTTGATCCGCCATGCTGGTCCGCAGGGCGCGGCTGTGCGTCGCCACCACGACGGCGGCGCCACGGCGGGCATTTTCGCGCATGACCCGCTCAAGGGCGCGGAGCCGGCCGTCGTCTAGGGCGTGGTCCGGCTCGTCCAGCAAGAGCAGGTCGAACGGCCGCGCAAGGGTGACGCAGAGCGAGGCCGCCTGCGACTGCCCCAGCGAAAGCTGGTGCGGGAACCGGTTGGCGAGCCCGGCCAAGTCGAACCGCCGAAGCTGGCATTCCCGCACGCCTGCGGCGGTGTCCGGCGCGCAGCCCCAGGTCATGGCGGCCAAGTCGATGTGCTCGGCGACCGTCATGGTGGAGGAGAACGGCCTGGGCGACAGCATGTGGGCCACCCGGCGGCGGAACTCGGCGCGGTGCCGGTCAGGCGCCATCCCGCAGACCACCACAGTGCCGCCGCTGGGCCTCAACTGGCCCGCCAGCACGCGCAGCAGCGTTGTCTTGCCGACCCCGTTCTGGCCGGTCACCAGGGTGATTTGGCCCGCCGCCACGTCCAAGTCGACGGGCGGCAGCATCACCACGCCGTTCTGCCGCACGGTCACCCCCCGTGCCCGCACCGCGAACTCCCCCGCCGCCGATGCCGTCCCCCCGTTTCCCCGCATCACACAGCCTTTCCGTTCGCGCCGGTCAGCGAATTCTCTGTGTCGATGCTACCCGGCCGCACCCGCAGGCGGGCTCGCTTGCAGGTGCGAACGCGGTCTGCGCCCACGGGCGGGATCGTCCTGAGCAACCGCAGGCGACCGCCGCTCCGACGCCGCCGGGTCGGTCCGCCGGGCGGGGTCGGGGTCCGCCGGGCGGGGTCGGTCCGCCGGGCGGGGTCGTTCTAGACCGACGCAGGCGGCCGCCGTTCCGGGTCGCCGCAGGCGGCGGTCGCAACGGCGGGCTGGTGCCGCCGGGCAGCAAAGAGGGGAGCCGC
This region includes:
- a CDS encoding ATP-binding cassette domain-containing protein; amino-acid sequence: MRGNGGTASAAGEFAVRARGVTVRQNGVVMLPPVDLDVAAGQITLVTGQNGVGKTTLLRVLAGQLRPSGGTVVVCGMAPDRHRAEFRRRVAHMLSPRPFSSTMTVAEHIDLAAMTWGCAPDTAAGVRECQLRRFDLAGLANRFPHQLSLGQSQAASLCVTLARPFDLLLLDEPDHALDDGRLRALERVMRENARRGAAVVVATHSRALRTSMADQVIELAELRHDTGA